The following are encoded together in the Proteiniphilum saccharofermentans genome:
- a CDS encoding DUF4143 domain-containing protein — translation MYHDLKVYARANDAEVYHHRDSAGLEIDAIVQQSGDAWAAFEVKQGIGMHDAPAKRSTGSLSSQ, via the coding sequence GTGTATCACGACTTAAAAGTGTATGCAAGGGCCAATGACGCCGAAGTATATCATCACAGAGACTCTGCGGGGTTAGAAATAGACGCGATAGTCCAGCAAAGTGGTGATGCTTGGGCTGCTTTTGAAGTAAAACAGGGCATTGGGATGCATGATGCGCCGGCTAAGCGATCAACGGGGTCCTTGTCGTCTCAATAA